A stretch of the Glycine soja cultivar W05 chromosome 13, ASM419377v2, whole genome shotgun sequence genome encodes the following:
- the LOC114381343 gene encoding probable polyamine oxidase 5, with translation MVVKKPQIVIIGAGMAGLTAANKLHSVSASKDLFEVCVVEGGNRIGGRINTSEFGGDRIEMGATWIHGIGGSPIHKIAQQIHALESEQHWECMDGNENKATTIAEGGFLVNPSLVDPITKLFNNLMDHAQGKIPTTTTTTTKGHCGKLSVGSFLRQGLDAYCGSSKEEEELKGFGKWSRKLLDEAIFAMHENTQRTYTSAANLFTLDYAAESECQMFPGEEITIAKGYLSIIESLASVLPPGLVQLGRKVTRIEWQPDRHEAMNLENGRTCSRPVMLHFCDGSIMSADHVIVTVSLGVLKASIRDDDSGMLMFNPPLPSFKAEAISRLGFGVVNKLFIQLSEPPHERKDEHEHSKGFPFLQMVFHSPQSELRHKKIPWWMRRTATLCPIYNNSSVLLSWFAGEEALALESLKEEEIIEGISDTISCFLSHSLEFCNGNVNSEKYSHEYKVKFSKVLKSQWGTDPLFLGSYSHVAVGSSGDDLDTMAEPLPKCHISASPPLQILFAGEATHRTHYSTTHGAYFSGLREANRLLQHYSLC, from the coding sequence ATGGTGGTGAAGAAGCCGCAAATTGTGATAATTGGAGCAGGAATGGCAGGCCTCACTGCTGCCAACAAGCTTCACAGTGTGAGTGCCTCAAAGGACTTGTTTGAGGTGTGTGTTGTTGAAGGTGGAAACAGGATTGGTGGGAGAATCAACACATCAGAGTTTGGTGGTGACCGAATTGAGATGGGTGCTACTTGGATCCATGGAATTGGAGGCAGCCCAATTCACAAAATAGCTCAACAAATCCATGCACTTGAGTCTGAGCAACATTGGGAGTGCATGGATGGGAATGAGAATAAGGCCACCACCATTGCTGAAGGTGGCTTTTTGGTAAACCCTTCCCTTGTTGACCCCATCACAAAGCTTTTCAACAATCTCATGGATCATGCTCAGGGAAAgataccaacaacaacaacaacaacaacaaagggtCACTGTGGAAAACTTAGTGTTGGCTCTTTTCTCAGACAAGGCCTCGATGCTTATTGTGGTTCATCAAAAGAGGAAGAGGAGCTCAAAGGGTTTGGAAAATGGAGTAGGAAGTTACTTGATGAAGCAATCTTTGCAATGCATGAGAACACCCAGAGGACTTATACATCTGCTGCTAACTTGTTCACTCTGGATTATGCAGCAGAAAGTGAATGCCAAATGTTTCCAGGTGAAGAAATCACAATTGCTAAAGGCTACTTGAGCATAATTGAATCTTTGGCTTCTGTGCTACCACCTGGTTTGGTTCAGTTGGGAAGAAAAGTCACAAGAATTGAATGGCAGCCCGATAGACACGAGGCGATGAATTTGGAAAATGGAAGAACATGCTCTAGGCCTGTGATGCTACATTTCTGTGATGGCTCTATTATGTCTGCGGATCATGTCATTGTCACAGTTTCACTTGGAGTGTTGAAGGCTTCTATTCGTGATGATGATTCAGGTATGTTGATGTTTAATCCCCCTTTACCCTCTTTCAAGGCCGAGGCTATTTCAAGGCTTGGTTTTGGTGTTGTTAATAAGTTGTTTATACAATTGAGTGAGCCTCCACATGAGAGAAAAGACGAACATGAACACTCCAAAGGGTTCCCCTTCTTGCAAATGGTTTTTCACTCACCTCAATCTGAGTTGAGGCACAAGAAAATACCCTGGTGGATGAGGAGGACAGCTACCCTTTGTCCCATTTACAACAATTCTAGTGTCCTCCTATCTTGGTTTGCTGGGGAAGAAGCTTTGGCACTAGAGTCACTCAAAGAAGAAGAGATCATTGAAGGGATTTCAGACACAATTTCATGCTTCCTATCACATTCACTTGAGTTTTGCAACGGGAATGTGAATTCTGAGAAGTACTCTCACGAATACAAGGTGAAATTCAGTAAAGTGTTGAAGAGCCAGTGGGGAACAGATCCATTGTTTTTAGGCTCATACAGTCATGTGGCAGTTGGATCAAGTGGTGATGATTTAGATACAATGGCAGAGCCATTGCCAAAATGCCACATTTCTGCTTCACCCCCACTTCAAATCTTGTTTGCAGGGGAAGCAACCCACAGAACCCATTATTCTACAACTCATGGAGCTTACTTCAGTGGCCTTAGGGAAGCCAATAGGCTTCTTCAACACTATTCACTGTGTTAA
- the LOC114381173 gene encoding transmembrane protein 258-like translates to MAPKPITSPVPDSWYPTLSVFTLAIGLVLTASFFIYEATSSRKSRSLVQELTTGAVASVFLGFGSLFLLLASGVYV, encoded by the exons ATg GCTCCAAAACCGATAACGAGTCCCGTCCCCGATTCGTGGTACCCCACGCTCTCCGTCTTCACCCTCGCCATCGGCCTCGTCTTAACCGCCTCTTTCTTCAt TTATGAAGCAACATCTTCTAGGAAAAGTCGTTCACTTGTTCAGGAGCTGACAACTGGTGCAGTGGCTTCAGTCTTCTTG GGTTTTGGGTCCTTGTTCCTCCTACTTGCTTCTGGTGTTTATGTCTAA